A DNA window from Macadamia integrifolia cultivar HAES 741 chromosome 4, SCU_Mint_v3, whole genome shotgun sequence contains the following coding sequences:
- the LOC122076919 gene encoding uncharacterized protein LOC122076919 isoform X3: MEVSGGSFGVFGVGMDEAYRPLPFVYLVFLLIWFLSALSWTINTLNNSHFQSNNLQWTLASVSLIKLLQLTLSFLFWYSCFNFQTCSLWMSFGVYVTGALFQTASFVSFLLISHGYCIMCEHLSIPERRTTAALGCVFYLTLVGYRASVPYFTVLLLLNYFISFYIIFHHISQNLLVLRQQLSFIEDEAMHTMHDAVYTKYTMFKKFQTAMQIVAISETLIYINTDGTSDDYFLRVLAREWAQFCIFLYIGWTFKSQEFSPNFSVIPNLKSKGENMVPPIFSIEMGAAAFKDFSSHEWHIGLKLLQIRLWS, encoded by the exons ATGGAAGTGTCCGGGGGGAGTTTCGGCGTGTTTGGTGTCGGAATGGACGAAGCGTATCGGCCACTCCCTTTCGTCTACCTGGTTTTTCTATTGATCTGGTTCCTTTCGGCATTGTCTTGGACCATTAATACCTTGAATAATAGCCATTTTCAG TCAAACAATCTGCAGTGGACGCTCGCCTCTGTTTCGTTGATTAAACTTCTGCAACTTacactttcctttctcttctg GTACTCCTGTTTTAATTTTCAGACCTGCTCTCTGTGGATGTCATTTGGGGTTTATGTTACTGGAGCACTCTTTCAGACAGCTTCTTTTGTGTCCTTTTTGCTCATTTCTCATGGATACTGTATCATGTGTGAGCATCTTTCAATACCTGAGCGTCGTACAACAGCTGCACTTGGGTGTGTTTTCTACTTGACTCTAGTTGGTTACAGAGCTTCTGTACCTTACTTCACA GTCCTGCTGCTGCTTAACTATTTCATATCATTCTACATAATTTTCCATCACATATCTCAAAATCTCCTGGTTTTGCGTCAGCAATTAAGTTTTATAGAGGATGAAGCTATGCATACGATGCATGATGCCGTATATACAAAATACACTATGTTCAA GAAATTCCAAACTGCAATGCAGATAGTAGCCATATCAGAGACCTTG ATATACATAAACACAGATGGAACCTCAGATGATTACTTTCTCCGTGTTTTAGCTCGGGAGTGGGCACAGTTCTGCATCTTCTTGTATATCGG GTGGACTTTCAAGTCACAGGAATTCTCGCCTAATTTCTCAGTTATTCCCAATCTGAAGTCTAAAGGGGAGAACATGGTGCCTCCTATCTTCAGCATA GAAATGGGTGCTGCAGCTTTCAAAGATTTCAGCTCTCATGAATGGCACATTGGGTTG AAACTTTTGCAGATTCGATTATGGTCATAG
- the LOC122076919 gene encoding uncharacterized protein LOC122076919 isoform X1 has translation MEVSGGSFGVFGVGMDEAYRPLPFVYLVFLLIWFLSALSWTINTLNNSHFQSNNLQWTLASVSLIKLLQLTLSFLFWYSCFNFQTCSLWMSFGVYVTGALFQTASFVSFLLISHGYCIMCEHLSIPERRTTAALGCVFYLTLVGYRASVPYFTVLLLLNYFISFYIIFHHISQNLLVLRQQLSFIEDEAMHTMHDAVYTKYTMFKKFQTAMQIVAISETLIYINTDGTSDDYFLRVLAREWAQFCIFLYIGWTFKSQEFSPNFSVIPNLKSKGENMVPPIFSIEMGAAAFKDFSSHEWHIGLPTSSPPHAETFADSIMVIVQHPQAHKAISGTQTVQA, from the exons ATGGAAGTGTCCGGGGGGAGTTTCGGCGTGTTTGGTGTCGGAATGGACGAAGCGTATCGGCCACTCCCTTTCGTCTACCTGGTTTTTCTATTGATCTGGTTCCTTTCGGCATTGTCTTGGACCATTAATACCTTGAATAATAGCCATTTTCAG TCAAACAATCTGCAGTGGACGCTCGCCTCTGTTTCGTTGATTAAACTTCTGCAACTTacactttcctttctcttctg GTACTCCTGTTTTAATTTTCAGACCTGCTCTCTGTGGATGTCATTTGGGGTTTATGTTACTGGAGCACTCTTTCAGACAGCTTCTTTTGTGTCCTTTTTGCTCATTTCTCATGGATACTGTATCATGTGTGAGCATCTTTCAATACCTGAGCGTCGTACAACAGCTGCACTTGGGTGTGTTTTCTACTTGACTCTAGTTGGTTACAGAGCTTCTGTACCTTACTTCACA GTCCTGCTGCTGCTTAACTATTTCATATCATTCTACATAATTTTCCATCACATATCTCAAAATCTCCTGGTTTTGCGTCAGCAATTAAGTTTTATAGAGGATGAAGCTATGCATACGATGCATGATGCCGTATATACAAAATACACTATGTTCAA GAAATTCCAAACTGCAATGCAGATAGTAGCCATATCAGAGACCTTG ATATACATAAACACAGATGGAACCTCAGATGATTACTTTCTCCGTGTTTTAGCTCGGGAGTGGGCACAGTTCTGCATCTTCTTGTATATCGG GTGGACTTTCAAGTCACAGGAATTCTCGCCTAATTTCTCAGTTATTCCCAATCTGAAGTCTAAAGGGGAGAACATGGTGCCTCCTATCTTCAGCATA GAAATGGGTGCTGCAGCTTTCAAAGATTTCAGCTCTCATGAATGGCACATTGGGTTG CCAACTTCCTCTCCTCCACATGCAGAAACTTTTGCAGATTCGATTATGGTCATAGTTCAGCATCCACAAGCACATAAAGCAATAAGTGGAACCCAAACAGTCCAAGCCTAG
- the LOC122076919 gene encoding uncharacterized protein LOC122076919 isoform X2, whose product MEVSGGSFGVFGVGMDEAYRPLPFVYLVFLLIWFLSALSWTINTLNNSHFQSNNLQWTLASVSLIKLLQLTLSFLFWYSCFNFQTCSLWMSFGVYVTGALFQTASFVSFLLISHGYCIMCEHLSIPERRTTAALGCVFYLTLVGYRASVPYFTVLLLLNYFISFYIIFHHISQNLLVLRQQLSFIEDEAMHTMHDAVYTKYTMFKKFQTAMQIVAISETLIYINTDGTSDDYFLRVLAREWAQFCIFLYIGWTFKSQEFSPNFSVIPNLKSKGENMVPPIFSIPTSSPPHAETFADSIMVIVQHPQAHKAISGTQTVQA is encoded by the exons ATGGAAGTGTCCGGGGGGAGTTTCGGCGTGTTTGGTGTCGGAATGGACGAAGCGTATCGGCCACTCCCTTTCGTCTACCTGGTTTTTCTATTGATCTGGTTCCTTTCGGCATTGTCTTGGACCATTAATACCTTGAATAATAGCCATTTTCAG TCAAACAATCTGCAGTGGACGCTCGCCTCTGTTTCGTTGATTAAACTTCTGCAACTTacactttcctttctcttctg GTACTCCTGTTTTAATTTTCAGACCTGCTCTCTGTGGATGTCATTTGGGGTTTATGTTACTGGAGCACTCTTTCAGACAGCTTCTTTTGTGTCCTTTTTGCTCATTTCTCATGGATACTGTATCATGTGTGAGCATCTTTCAATACCTGAGCGTCGTACAACAGCTGCACTTGGGTGTGTTTTCTACTTGACTCTAGTTGGTTACAGAGCTTCTGTACCTTACTTCACA GTCCTGCTGCTGCTTAACTATTTCATATCATTCTACATAATTTTCCATCACATATCTCAAAATCTCCTGGTTTTGCGTCAGCAATTAAGTTTTATAGAGGATGAAGCTATGCATACGATGCATGATGCCGTATATACAAAATACACTATGTTCAA GAAATTCCAAACTGCAATGCAGATAGTAGCCATATCAGAGACCTTG ATATACATAAACACAGATGGAACCTCAGATGATTACTTTCTCCGTGTTTTAGCTCGGGAGTGGGCACAGTTCTGCATCTTCTTGTATATCGG GTGGACTTTCAAGTCACAGGAATTCTCGCCTAATTTCTCAGTTATTCCCAATCTGAAGTCTAAAGGGGAGAACATGGTGCCTCCTATCTTCAGCATA CCAACTTCCTCTCCTCCACATGCAGAAACTTTTGCAGATTCGATTATGGTCATAGTTCAGCATCCACAAGCACATAAAGCAATAAGTGGAACCCAAACAGTCCAAGCCTAG